One genomic segment of Ignavibacteriota bacterium includes these proteins:
- a CDS encoding carboxypeptidase-like regulatory domain-containing protein, with protein sequence MKTKITFCILFFQLFFSLKISAQKHSITGFVFDNQTKLGLGYANIKVDQTGFGTSTNISGEFRLNLIEGNYNLITSYLGYKSDTIRINLTSNKIVNFYLDPIQIKLAEVTVKPDRNPAYDIIEKAIAAKEKIKNKISDYKYSAYTKGLIKTTQDFNTGSYSLSSKDTGDVKITGILENESRGFFKTPDNRKYYIVARKQTANTPPFVNTLTGGNVLQSFYEDKLTFLGKMIPCPISKQALTYYYFYIEKETAIDNKKVYQIYFNTDNTADPGFYGNLFIEDSTFYLLKVDVNLNRMANPGGLFDQVKIFQQFSQFENGIILPVDYRIFANGNYLGLAKFGFELNTIMNDYEINTNIEDDFFDNTLISVLPEADKKNEDYWNSIQSIPNTVEENIAYSRIDSLKKVNAELGEEINLLSQTIKLNDNFSISGPIDIYSFNKVEGHALNFDLYFSDAEEQRLNGIAEISYGFSDKKFKKKFSANYRFGDLRTTTLKLNAYDKITDLFGVSDNYNKFTSTFLSLITKYDFRDYYYTKGFEAEINSEVFSILNLGIGFLNRTDKSAKNNSNFSFFFPSKKYSLNKSIFNTKTNAVTANFTLDFRKFIEDGFFRRRIPRRNNIIFEGSALISDEKILKSENDFSIFELNTYGTFSTADNWMMEFYANKIFSNGAVPFQMLHALPGNISSAGKNNSFRTLRIGEVFGDDVTEVFLKHNFGDELFTLAQISFIKDLQLQFTVHLNMAVSKITSQSANILMHNSAIFKKPFYELGFSLGHLLIPMNFEFTWKLNYRGKNNFVFGINTIVL encoded by the coding sequence ATGAAGACAAAAATCACATTCTGCATTTTATTTTTTCAATTATTTTTTTCACTAAAAATTTCCGCACAAAAACATTCAATTACCGGATTTGTATTTGATAATCAAACCAAACTTGGTTTGGGTTATGCAAATATTAAAGTTGATCAAACCGGATTTGGAACTTCCACAAATATTTCGGGAGAATTTAGATTAAATTTAATTGAAGGAAATTACAATTTAATAACTTCTTATCTTGGCTACAAATCAGATACAATTCGCATAAATTTAACTTCGAATAAAATTGTAAATTTTTATCTTGATCCAATTCAAATAAAATTAGCAGAAGTTACGGTTAAGCCGGATAGAAATCCCGCATACGATATTATTGAAAAAGCAATTGCCGCAAAGGAAAAGATTAAAAATAAAATTTCTGATTATAAATATTCCGCATACACAAAAGGATTAATTAAAACCACGCAAGATTTTAATACCGGAAGTTATTCTTTATCTTCCAAAGATACCGGCGATGTTAAAATTACCGGAATTTTAGAAAATGAAAGTCGCGGATTTTTCAAAACTCCCGATAACAGAAAATATTATATTGTTGCAAGAAAGCAAACCGCAAATACTCCACCTTTTGTTAATACTTTAACCGGCGGAAATGTTTTGCAAAGTTTTTATGAAGACAAACTTACTTTTCTTGGAAAAATGATTCCATGCCCAATTTCTAAACAAGCACTAACTTATTATTATTTTTATATCGAAAAAGAAACTGCAATAGACAATAAAAAAGTTTATCAAATTTATTTTAATACTGATAATACTGCCGATCCCGGTTTTTACGGAAATTTATTTATTGAAGACAGTACATTTTATTTGTTGAAAGTTGATGTTAACTTAAACAGAATGGCAAATCCCGGCGGACTTTTCGATCAAGTAAAAATATTTCAGCAATTTTCACAATTTGAAAACGGAATTATTCTTCCAGTTGATTACAGAATTTTTGCAAACGGAAATTATTTGGGTTTAGCAAAATTTGGTTTTGAGCTTAACACAATTATGAATGATTATGAAATCAACACAAATATTGAAGATGATTTTTTTGATAATACATTAATTTCCGTTTTGCCGGAAGCAGATAAAAAAAATGAAGATTATTGGAATTCAATTCAATCAATTCCAAATACTGTTGAAGAAAATATTGCATATTCAAGAATTGATAGTCTCAAAAAAGTCAATGCAGAATTGGGCGAAGAAATAAATTTACTTTCGCAAACAATAAAATTAAATGATAATTTTTCTATCAGCGGACCAATTGATATATACAGTTTTAATAAAGTTGAAGGTCACGCATTAAATTTTGATTTATACTTTTCCGATGCGGAAGAACAAAGATTAAACGGAATTGCAGAAATTAGTTACGGATTTTCCGATAAAAAATTTAAGAAAAAATTTTCTGCAAATTATAGATTCGGAGATTTGCGCACAACAACGCTTAAGCTAAATGCTTACGATAAAATTACTGATTTATTTGGCGTATCAGATAATTACAACAAATTTACATCAACATTTTTAAGCTTAATTACCAAGTATGATTTTAGAGATTATTATTATACAAAAGGATTTGAAGCAGAAATAAATTCAGAAGTTTTTTCAATTTTAAATTTGGGAATTGGATTTTTAAATAGAACTGATAAATCGGCAAAAAATAATTCCAATTTTTCATTTTTCTTTCCGAGTAAAAAATATTCATTAAATAAATCAATATTCAATACAAAGACCAATGCTGTTACTGCAAACTTCACTTTGGATTTTAGAAAATTTATTGAAGACGGATTTTTTAGAAGAAGAATTCCCAGAAGAAATAATATAATATTTGAAGGTTCGGCATTAATTAGCGATGAGAAAATATTAAAAAGTGAAAATGATTTTTCGATTTTTGAATTAAATACTTACGGCACATTTTCTACCGCAGATAATTGGATGATGGAATTTTATGCAAATAAAATATTTTCAAATGGCGCAGTTCCGTTTCAAATGCTGCATGCGCTTCCGGGAAATATTAGTTCAGCGGGAAAAAATAATTCGTTTAGAACTTTGCGGATTGGAGAAGTTTTTGGCGATGACGTTACGGAAGTTTTCTTAAAACATAATTTTGGCGATGAGTTATTTACACTTGCGCAAATTTCTTTTATAAAAGATCTGCAATTACAATTTACGGTTCATTTAAATATGGCTGTATCAAAAATTACATCGCAAAGTGCAAATATTTTAATGCACAATTCGGCAATATTCAAAAAACCTTTTTACGAATTGGGATTTAGTTTGGGACATTTGTTAATTCCAATGAATTTTGAATTTACATGGAAATTAAATTACCGCGGAAAAAATAATTTTGTATTTGGAATTAATACAATTGTGCTTTAA
- a CDS encoding DUF4900 domain-containing protein — MGGKAALLLVLGFSSILLIIGLNFNSVSGSAADNSGKYFELVTAKEIARTGINLAASNIAKNPGWQPDGNPYSFSGEENLIISVKDTGDVKTITAIGEYKGITKLIEVKVRAASFSEFAYFSDEEAPTGEEIWWTKKDSVWGPFHTNDVLRVSKHPYFNGPSTSHGGSLIYQSDAAADEPVIVGDYNPGLTISLPIDGVSGLSTKASGTGGYVFSGHPEVFLEFAGDSLKYKFNAADAYTTVLGSDLSTSGIIYVENGNLRLQGTVKGKWSVGTNKSVYLDDDIVYNDVPDFTDKNDPSNDLLGILSKENVYVTNNAENSSDINIHASIYVENGGFQAEDYKTRPVSGYINLVGGVTQKTRQGVGTFNSSSGNIESGFAKNYRYDSRLQRMVPPYFPSTSTFRILSWLE; from the coding sequence ATGGGAGGAAAAGCAGCCTTATTATTAGTTTTAGGATTCAGCAGCATACTTTTGATTATTGGATTGAATTTTAATTCTGTATCCGGATCCGCTGCAGATAATTCGGGTAAATATTTTGAATTGGTTACGGCAAAAGAAATTGCGCGAACCGGAATAAATTTAGCCGCAAGTAATATTGCAAAAAATCCCGGCTGGCAGCCAGATGGAAATCCATATAGTTTTTCCGGGGAAGAAAATTTAATAATAAGTGTTAAAGATACGGGTGATGTAAAAACTATTACTGCAATTGGTGAATATAAAGGCATAACTAAATTAATTGAAGTAAAAGTAAGAGCTGCAAGCTTTTCAGAATTTGCATATTTTTCCGATGAAGAAGCTCCGACCGGAGAAGAAATTTGGTGGACAAAAAAAGATTCGGTTTGGGGACCTTTTCATACAAATGATGTACTCAGAGTTTCAAAACATCCATATTTTAATGGTCCATCAACTTCGCATGGCGGCTCACTAATTTACCAAAGCGATGCTGCTGCAGATGAGCCGGTAATTGTGGGAGATTACAATCCCGGGTTAACAATTTCTTTACCGATAGACGGAGTTTCCGGATTATCAACAAAGGCATCTGGAACTGGCGGTTATGTTTTTTCGGGTCATCCCGAAGTTTTCTTGGAATTTGCCGGAGATAGTTTGAAATATAAATTCAATGCTGCCGATGCATATACAACAGTATTAGGGAGTGATCTTTCTACATCCGGAATTATTTACGTAGAAAATGGTAATCTGAGGTTACAAGGTACGGTAAAAGGAAAATGGTCGGTTGGAACAAATAAATCTGTTTATTTAGACGATGACATAGTATATAATGATGTTCCGGATTTTACTGATAAAAATGATCCTTCAAATGATTTATTGGGAATTCTTTCTAAAGAAAATGTTTATGTTACAAATAATGCAGAAAATTCCAGCGATATAAATATTCATGCCTCAATTTATGTTGAAAACGGCGGTTTTCAAGCAGAAGATTATAAGACAAGACCCGTCAGCGGTTATATTAATTTAGTTGGAGGAGTAACTCAAAAAACAAGACAAGGTGTTGGTACTTTTAATTCAAGCTCCGGAAATATAGAAAGCGGGTTTGCTAAAAATTATCGTTATGATAGCAGATTACAAAGAATGGTTCCTCCATATTTCCCGAGTACAAGTACTTTCAGAATCCTTTCTTGGTTAGAATAG